GTTGGCGATCTGGACGCAGTGGCTGGAGACCACGCTCTTCGCGCCCGTGCCGCACCGCCAGGTGGTGCTCACCATCCCCAAGCGGCTCCGCGCTTACGGTCTGTACCGCCGCCGCCTGCTCGGCGAGATCGCCCGCGTCGCCGCCCGCACTCTGGTTCGCCTCGTGCTACGGCTGGGCCCCGACCTGTCGCTCGCCGATGTGCGTGAGAGGCTCCTCTCGATCCTGCAGGGAGATGGCGCCATCACCGATTTCCTGAAGATGCCCGTCGGGGACGCTATCACACGGCTCCATCAGGCACGGACGCCAGCGGAGCTCATTGCGGCAGCGGAGACGCTCACTTGATGCGCCCACCGCCGGCGCCGCGTGGGGCGTGCGCGCTCCGGGACCGGGGAGCACCGAGCAGACTCGCGCCCGCCAGCGCGGCCGATAGATTCCCCGCCGACCCCGCGTGTGGCTGGCGCGTGCCTCGACCCAAGACCCGGAGCGGCCATGGCCCCTGATCGTCGCGACTTCCTCAGGCAGGCGGCCGCGGCAGCCGCCGCCGTGACCGTCCCCCGTGGCGCCTCCGCGATGGCTGCCCCCCCCGACCCGGCGGGAGCCGCCTCCGACGGGATCGTGACCCCGTACTTCGGCCGGAAGCCGCTGGCGCGTGGGCGGAACGGCGTGGTCGTGACCTCCAGTCCGCACGCCACGCGCGCCGCCGTCGAGCTCCTGCGGGCCGGCGGCAACGCCTGCGACGCGGCGCTGTGCGCGTCCATCACGCAGTGCGTGATCGAGCCGCACATGACGACGATCACCGGCATGCTGAGCATGCTGTACTACGACGCGGCCACCGGGCGCTACAGCTACTGCAACGGCGGGGTGAACGCGCCGCTGGCCCCGCTCCCCGGCTTCAACCCGAGCGACCTGCAGGGGGGCCGCGGCGTGGGTGTCCCGTCGTTCTGGGCCGCGTTCGAGGCATCGTGCGCGCGGCACGGGACGCGGCCGGTGGCCGAGTTGATGCGCCCGGCGATCCGGTACGCGCGCGAGGGGTTCCCGATCTATCCGTTCCTCTACGCCGAGATGTTCGCCCAGTACGACACCATCGGGCGCACGGAGGCCGGGCAGCGCATCTATATGCCGCAGGGCGCCCTCCTCCCCCCGGGGGCCATCCTCCGGCAGCGGGAGCTGGCCGACACCCTCGAGCGCCTGCAGCAGGAGGGGAGCGCGTTCTTCTACCAGGGGGAGTTCGCGCGCGCGTACTGCGAGGTGGTGCGGGACGCCGGGGGCGTCATGACCCCGGAGGACTTCGCGCGCTTCGAGGTGCGCTGGATGGAGCCGGCGCGCGGCACCTATCGCGGCTACGATGTCATCGGCTCGCCCCCGCCGGACAATGGGGGAACGCACATCATCGAGTCGCTCAACATGCTGGAGCTGCTCGACCTCGCCAGGATGGGCCCGCCCATCGAGTCGGGGGAGACGCTGTACTGGATGAACCGCATCGTGAACGAGGCGTTTACCGACGGGGCCCGGCACACCGATCCCGCGACCCACGAGGTCCCCGTCGATTACATCACCTCCAAGGAGTACGCGGCCGGCCGCCTGCGCCTCATGCGCATGACGACACCCAGGCCGGTGGCCCCCGCCCCGCCGCCCGGGTCCAACCACGTCACCGTCGTCGACGGCCGGGGGAACGTGGCCACCATCCTGCACTCCGTGATGTCGCTCCCGTGGTCCAACGGCCTCTTCGCCATGGGGGCCAGCATTGCCGCGTCGGGGGCGCACTTCTTCCGCGTCATGCCCAGCCCGGGCGGGCGCGCCACGCTGTACGTCGCGCCCACCATCATCGCGCGCAACGGCCGGCCGGTGCTCGCCGCAGGGAGCCCCAGCGTGGGGCTCCTGCAGAACATCGTGCAGAACACCGTGAACATCCTCGACTTCGGGATACCCATCGAGGAGTCCGTGCTGCGGCCGCGCTTCGGTGGGCCCAACCCCGCCGGGCCGGGGACCAACTTCATCGAGGTGGACCTCCCCGCGAAGGTGCGCGCCGCCGCCGAGCGGCTGGGCGCCCGCTGGCACGTGACCACGCCGTGGCACTTCATGAACGGCACGTACGAGGGGATTCACCTCGATCCCGCCACCGGCGTGGCCGCCGCCTGCGCGGACCCGAGGCGGTGCGGCATGGCGGAGGCCGTGTAGAGCGATGCGGGCGCCGGGGCCTCGACCCTTGCAACGCGTCCAGCTCTAGCGTCGGGTCTTCAGCAAGTCGGACGGCCCGACGGCAGGTTCGGCGACCGCCGACCCGCTGGAGTTTCTGGCGCAGGCGTTGGTCCATCTCCCCGACACGGGACTACGGCTGGTACGCCAACCGTCCGCGGGGCATGCGACGTCAAGCGGCGCCCGCCGACTCCCCAATGCCCCCGTCAGTCCGGCCCCCCTCAAGCCCGGCGATCACGCGGGGCGTTCGGCGTGCGCGATCGTCCCACCGCGGCGTCACCGAGCGCCCTGCCAGCCCCGAGTCATCGACCGGACCCTGGGCCGAAGGGCCCGCGAGGGACACCGGCACCGTGACGGACGGGCTGTCACCCGCGCACCGGTGCTTGTGAGGCAGGGGACTGGGGATGGTCCTCAGCCCGCCGCGATTGAATTGCCTATCCCGCAGTCGGTGACGGGGAACGGGATCTGTCGGTGACGGTGCACGGGATCTGCTCGAGGTGCATCGCTCACCCGCCTTCATGGTGGGTGCCGATGCGGCGCCCCACGTAGATGCCGACGCCGGTGCCCACCATGCTCAGCAGGAACGCGGTCAAGAGGCCGAACGGGTCACCGAGGGCTCAGCCGGCGTAGCCGACGATCACCGACCCGAGGAACGAAAAGAGCCCGCGCATGAAGCGACAATGGCATCGGGCGCGGGCGCGGGCAACCGCTGGCGCCCGGTGTCAGGCGCGCCGGCGACGGCGGGCCGCGACGCCGAGTCCGAGAAGGCCGGTGGCGACGAGCGCGACCGAGCCCGGCTCGGGCACGGTGGTGATCGTGGCCTGGACCTGGGTGGTCTTGTTGTTCTGGTTGTTGCCCCAGACCACGAAGTCCATGGTCTGGCCGGCGGTGAACGTGAGGGTGCTGGCGTAGCTCACGCCGGTAGCGTTCACGGTCTGGTTGTATAGCGGGGACGTGTTCGTGCCCAGGAACACGTAGGCGTTCGGGTTCGTGTTCCCGTTCTGGACGGTCTTGAACACCGCACTCACGCTGAAGACGCCGGCGAACGGCGCAGTCCAGCGGGCCACGGAAGGCCCGAGGAAGGGGCCGAAGGTGACCTCACCGGGCGCGAAGGCGATCCCGGTACCGGACTGATTGTAGGTGGTACCGGTGATGTTCTTCTGGATGTTTGGGTCGACGGTGGGGGGCGTCGGGTTGTCCCACCAGGTCGCCAGGACGCTACCGTCGCGGAGCCCGTACGTGGTGAAGGCCGAAAAGGTCGCCGGATCCAGTCCGGTGGTCACCGTGTAACGCCCGTAGGTCCACGGGTTGGTTCCGCCGTTGGTGGTGAGCGAAAAATCGTTCGCCAGGTTCCAGCTCTGGGCGCCAGCGGTGGGTGCCGTGGTGACGGCGAGCAGCAGGGTGGATGCCAAGACGGCCAGGACCCGCTTCATGGGCACTCCGGAGAACATGTGTGCTTGCGGCACTCCGGCGCCGGGGCGCACCGGAGGCAGACGAAATTGATTGCCTCCAATTTTTCCATCAAGAACTGTGCCGTGGGGACAGCCCGCCACTCCCCTCGGGGCCGGCCACTCGTCCAACAGTCCGTTCTCGGTGCATACCCCGGGGGCGCGCGGATTGCCAAGGTGGTGCCCCAACGCCACACCTGTCGTCTCATCGATACATACCACACGCTCCGTGTGAGCCGGCGACGCAGGGGGGCCTCAACGGTCCTACTGGTCGCCGTACATTCCCCTCCCGGGCGAACCGCATACTGCGAATGCGATGCCCGCATGGGCACATGCCGTCGCGCCATCATCCCTGGACCACATGCCCCGAGCAGTCGTCGCGTCCTACAATGCTGAGGCACGAAGCGCCGGGGCCCAGGTCCTGGCAGCAGGGGGCAATGCCTTCGATGCGTTCGTGGCTGCAACGTTCGTCGAGTACGTCGTCGCGCCCGGCGTGACCAGCTTGGCTGGCCCGCTGACTGCGCTCGTCCATCACGGGGGAAGCGGCGAACGGGTCTTTCTTGATGCCGAGCTGGATCACGTGGCTGATCCCGATGGCATGTGGGCCGAGGGGGAGCCCGATGGGAAAGGGGTCATGGTTCCCGGCGCCCTGCATGGCCTGGAGGCGATCCATCAACGGTTCGGAAGCCTTCGGTGGTCGCAGCTTGTGCAGCCCGCGATCGCACTGGCGGCGCACGGCTTCCCGATCGACGAGAGCTATGCCGGGACGATCGCCGCGCGGGCAGGCGTCTTGAGCGCTACCCCCTATGGCGCGAGGACCTTCTTTCGGCAAGGAAACCCCCTCCAAGCGGGTGCGCGACTGACGCAGCCGGAATTGGCGCAGTTCCTCGGGCAGGTTGCCGACGACGGATCAGCGGCCATGTATCGTGGGGACTGGGGGCAGCGTTGCGTGGTAGCCGTGCGACAGCGAGGTGGGTTGATGCGCGACGCGGATCTGCGCGACTACCGATCGCGGTGGCGAGCGCCTCGACGCATCACCTACCGCGATCATGAGGTCTACGGCTCGTCGGGTCGATCCTACGGGGGGGCGTGGTCGCTTCTGGCGCTCAAGACGCTTGAGCGGTTCGACATGAGCGGCAGCCCCCACGTCTCGGAGTCCGCCGAGCGACTTGAGGTCATGGTTCGCATCGCGCAGCATCTCTGGGCCGAATCGTGGCTCTTTGAGACGGAGAACCTCGACAGTGACGAGAAGGTCGCCCGGTTCCTGACCGCCGCCTACGGCACGCAGGTGTGGGAACGGGTGCGACAGGAGCTACCCGCCCTGCCGACCCGGCGCCGAGGCACCCACAGCTATCACGTGGTGGTCGTCGATCAGGACGGCAACGCGATCACCGGGACCAACACCATCAATGCGCTGCCGTGGGGCGATGGGATCTTCGTCGATGGCATTCCGCTGACGACGGCGCTGTCGCATGCCGGCAATGCGACGCGTCCGGGGGAGCGCCGACTCTCGCCGATGTCGTCGCATCTGGTGTTCCGGAACGGACGCGTGCGGGTCGTCTCCGGGACATTCAACGCGTCGCTGGTCGAGGCGGGATTCCAGCTCGTGGTGAATGCGATCGACTTTGCCTTCAGCGCGAAGCGCGCGGCGTCGGCACCACGCTTCGGGACCTATGCCTTTGCCGACGACGACCTGGGCGCTGGCCGCGGGAGGATGTGGCTCGATCCATCGGTGTCGAAGCAGGTCACGGACGAGCTTCGTCGTCGCGGTCTGGAGTTCGAGCAAGGGAGCCCCTTCATCGACACCGGGAGCGGCGCGATCGCGATGGTGGGCGAGGATGGATCGGTGGATGCCGCACTGTTGCCCCTGATCGGCCACGAGCAGGACGAGCCCACCCCCATCGAGTGAACGTGCCATGCCAGCGCGGTACCGAGTGGGGTGAGACGTGACCAGCGGCCCGACGGCGGGGTCAGGTGGTAGGTGGGGGCATTGCCCCGGCGAGCGCCGGAGGAGGCCTCGATGCAGCGCGAGTGCCCCACGCCAGCACAGGTCGTCCCGGTCCCGCAGGCGGCAGCGCAGGCCCCACGCGCGCGGCCCGTGATTCGCCCGCACGGGATCACGGAGGCCACGCCCTGTCGCCGGAACGCGAGGGACGGCGGCAGCCCACCGCGATCCCGAGGGCGATTGTCGCGAGCGACCAAGCTCGCAAGGATCAGATGCTCGTGCTGGGGCCGAGCGCGGGCTTCTGCAGCGGGCGATTCAACGACATGCGCGCGGAGCGCGCTTCCGCCAAGGCGCCCGACTGCAGCAAGCATCGTTATGCCTCGGCACATCGACCGTTTTACAGGTCGTCAGGCCGCAATCCCGTTCGCTTCGCCAAGCGGGCGAGTATCCGTGGGCCCACTTCGTCCCCATCATGAAGGGCAAACACCGTATCTGGCCAACCGTCCCGGGTCAAGACTCTTGTGGGAACTCGCTGTTCGCTTCACGGTCCGACCGATGCGCAACAGCGCAGCCATTACGCGCCGAGCGTTCGCCGACGGCCATTCACTCATCAGCAGCGCGCTCCTTGTTCCGTCACGCCGTAGGCGAGAACGCCTGGCAGATCAGGTACCTCAGCGAAAAATCGGCCATCTGTTTCACGATCGACTTCGAGGGTGAGAAGCACGGAGTCCTCCAAGGGAACGAATCAAACGCTTCTTGCATGTACTTCATCGGGCGAGAATGGTCGACGGCCCGCTCCTGCGTCGACCTAGTCGAAGCGTCACGGTGTGGTCAAGTCTGCTATGGAGTAGCGGCAGTGCGTGGACTCCCAGTCAAGCGCACAGTTTGCAGTTAGACGAGGGGGCGTTGGTGGGTCTCGGGAGAAAGGTCAGCGGTGGCACGTTCCCGAGGCTCTCGTGCGACCGTTCTGTGTGGTAGCCGTGTCGCCATTCCTCGCTGACGACGCGGACCTCGGCCAGCGTGGTGAAGACCCACGCGTCGAGGACTTCCTCGCGGAAGCTGCGGTGGAAGCGCTCGATGTAAGCGTTCTGATTGGGTTTGCCGGGTTCGATGTAGGCGAGGGTAATTCCGAGGGCGTCGCACCACGTACGCAGGGCGTCGGCGATGAACTCGGGGCCGTGGTCACAGCGCCGTTGTGGCGGCGCCCCATGTTGCGCGAGGAGATCATCAAGCACGGCGACCACGTGCGTGCGTGGCAAGGAGAAGTCGACTTCACTGGCGAGTGTTTCGCGATTGCCTTCGTCGAGCACATTGCGCAAACGATAGGATCGCCCGCTGTGGAGCGAGTCGCCCATGAAGTCCCATCGCCCACGTCTTGTTGAGCTGCGGCGGCGCGTGCAACGGTACCACCTCGCGCGTCGGCACGCGCTTCTTCGTTCGACGTACCTGGTTCAAGCCCAGCGCACAACAGACGCGGTAGACGCGCTGGTGATTCCACGTATACCCCAACGCGCGGAGGCGCTCGAAACACTTCCAGAAGCCCCAGCGGCCATGCCGCTCCAGCACCGCCTCCAGGGCCGTGATCACGGGTGCGTCCGCGTCGGCTGGGGAAGCCTCGGCGTCGCTTCGCCGGGCACGATAGAACGCGGTCCGCGAGCATCGGGCGATCGGACAGGCGCGCTGCACCGGCAGCCCGTGGTCCTCCGTCAAGATCGTCACAACGGCTCGCCTCGCAGACCGCGTTACAGTTTTCGGGTGAGCACATCCCTGATGGTGGTGAGCTCCAAGGCCTGGTCCGCGTACATGCGCTTCAAGCGGGCGTTCTCCCGCTCGAGTTCCTTCAGTCGCTGCAGCTCCGCGACGCCCACGCCGCCGTACTTCTTCTTCCACAAGTAGAACGTCGGCTGGCTGATCTTGTGCTTCCGCAGCAGGTCGGCCACGGCAGCGCCGGCCTCGGCCTCGCGCAGGATCCCGACAATTTGGGCCTCGGTGAACTTTGACTTGCGCATCAGCTGCTCCGCTGAGGGCCACCGACGTCTAACTTTCAACTGTCCCGCTTGAGGGGGAGTCTACGTCTCGTGCACAACATCGAGAAGCTCGCGAAGAACGGCTACGCGGCCTGAAACGGAGCGTTGTGCGGTGCTGATGCGTCCACAGCGCCCCGTGTACGCAAACAACACGATCTATTCGCTCAACGTTGCGACGCACACGTGATCGCTCGCGTTGAAGCGCGCGCGGACCGTCGGAATTGCCTTATCCTACAGCTTCAACGCCAAGCTCTGCCCCGGGACCTGACAACAATACGGCAGGCGAACGCAGTGAGCCAGCCGCGCTCCTCGATCAGCCCTGTCGGCAGCAGCGACCCGTTCTGCCACGATTGTGGGCGCCGCTCACACTAGGACCGCTCGTACCAGTAGGCTTCAATTGCTGAATAGGCGTTCCAGAGAACAGCCAGCCACATCGCTGCTCTGGGAGAGGGCACTGAGGTCAGCTCAGTGCGGGCGGTCCATTCGCAAAGGGCAGCAGGCGCCGCGACGCCTCGGTGCTGCGCGCGTCGGCCGGGGCGCTCGCACTGCTCGCCGCCGCGACCGCACCCATGCCGCCCATCTCTTACGGATGCGGGAACGGCGGTTCGCCGCCGGCGGCCAGGAACCACAGGCCGGCGACCAGCGCGAGCGGGCGAGAACGAAGGAGCCGCAGCATGGACAGCAACGCAACCAGTTCCGGAACACCGGTGTTCCGCCGTGATATCATGCGCCTATGTCCCGCGCTTTCGTTAAGGAAGATCACGAGCCGCCGCGTCGGACTGGCCGCTACGAGCTCCCGCCGGCCGGTGACGCAGGCTTTCGGATGGCCGCCGGGCCGCTGCTCTTGGAAGCGGCGCGCGTCTCGGAGATTGACGACGCCGAGAAGGCCACCGGGCTGCGCTGGGGCGATCCGGCGTTCAGCGCCGAGGTGCGTGCGCTGCTCGAGGGGGCGATCGCCTCAGGCGACGATCGGCTCGAGATGGTTGCGACGCGCTATCTTCGTCAATGGCCGCTGCGGGACGTTGCCTGTTCAGGCCTGCGAGAAGTTGGGTGTTCTTCTACAAGGGGGTGACGCGCCCTGGTCAGGAGGGTTCACCAGCCCTTGGGCCAGACGCGCGCGCGGGTCGGCCGTCTCCGTTCCGGCCGGGTAACTTGATCACCTCCGCGTGCCCCGTCATTCCGGTGCGCCCGTCCGGGTGAGCACCACCGGCAGCTTCCCCTCGGCGAGTTCCAAAAGCCACTCCCGTTCCATCGCCGCCGCCCCGGGGAAGGGGTGATCCGCCTCCTGCATGAACAGCGCGAGCCCGTCCCGCGCCGCCGCCATCCCCTCGTCGGCCTTCCCCTCGGCCACGAGGATGGCCGCCAGCACGCGGCGACGGCTGAACGCCTCCACCAGCGTCCCCTCCGTCTGCGCGAACGCCGTCCGGGCCTCCGACGTGCGCCCGTCGGCCACCGCCAGCCACGCCTCGGCCAGCCGCAGGTCCCCCTTTCCCACGGCGGGCGCCTTCGCGCTCGCCACCTGCAGGCGCTGCAGGTGCGCCCTGGCGGCGGCGAGATCGCCACGGTCGAGCGCGTGCATCAGCCCGTAGTTCGCCGCCCCGCTCTCCATGGCGGAGCCGTCCTGGACGCCGGCTGCGCGCCGGATGAACTCGGGCGACCAGTCTCGGGGACGGGCGCCCTCGCTGAGCTGGCCCATCACCGCGTGTATCGCCTGCAGCCGCTCGGCCTCCGGCCCGCCCTTGAGGAGGATGCGGATGGCCGCGCCGTCGCTGGTGAAGCCGGCGACGGCGTTGGGGATCATCGTGACGAGCGCGATGAGCAGTGAGGTGCACCCCATCGTAAAGGTGAAGGCACCGAGCAGCAGGTCGCCGGTCGTGTGCGTCCCCGCCGCGATCGTGCGGCGCGTCACGTCGTCCAGGCCGAAACCCACGTGGAGCGCCATGAAGAGCCCGCCGAGGAGGAGGCTCGCCAGCGGCCCGCCGGCGTAGACCGCCACCGACGCGCGGATGGGCGGGAGCTGCCCGCCACGCGGCGCCAGCATCGCGAGCCCACCGTAGAACAACCACACCCGGTTCCACTCCACCTTGAGCCGCACCCCCAGGCGCGACACCGCGAACGGACCGACCACGAGCGCGATGAACCGGTGCCCGCTCAGGAGGCCGCCGACCACGTGGCCGAGTTCGTGCACGCCGAGCACCACGAGCACGCCCGGCAGCAACATGGCGAGGACCCCGAGCACCTCGGCCAGCCGGTTGCCGGGCTGGTCGAGCAGGGCCGCCGGGACGGCCAGCGACAGGAAGAGCACCAGCGTCAGGGGCGCTGGCTTGAGGAGAGACGTGACCATCGTGCCTCGCAGGACGGGGAAGAGACTTACGATCGGGCCAGAAGCGGTGTTTCACGCGCCTCGCTGCGCGGGAGAAGGCGCGCCGTTCATCCGGCGCTGGGAACATCGGTGGACGGTAAGCGCGGCGCGTGCCGGCTCGGCGCACCCGTTCGCAGGCTTCCGAGGTCGATGCAGACGGTCCCGGACGCCCGGCTCCCGTACGTCCGGCACGTGTGTTCTCCGTCAGGCGAACCCCACGTCACCGTGTGCGCGGCGTCCATTCCGTGCTGCGGGATCGGAGTTTCCATCGGGGGCGGTCGACCTGGGGCCGGGACGGCGACCGGGGCGCGGGAGACGACGCGAACCGGTCGGCAGATACCCGAGCCGACCGTGGCTCGTCAAGTGCCACGCGACATCGCGTCTGACGCTCGATCATTCCACACCCTGCCGCACCGCCGTGAAGCTTGGTACCCGCACCGTGTCGAGACACAGCCGATAGCCCACGAGGCGGACCATCACTTGGACGCGGCCTCCGTGTGGCAGTCGAAGCGAGTACCGCCCCATCGAATCCGCGCGGGTGCGGGAAGGTCCCTGGCCCACCAGCAACTCGGCCTCGCGAAGTGGCCTTCCGGCGGAGTCAGTCACTATGCCGGTGAGCGTCTGTGCCTGTGTGCGTGTCGGCACCAGCATCACTGTGGCCGTCAGCAGAGCCACGGCAAGGATGCGCAATCGGAGATGAGGGCGTCGCATGAGCGCTAACGAGGCTGCAGGAAAAGTCCCGCGCGACCGAGTGTGGAAACGGAACTCTCCGGGCACCGAGCCGTTGGCCTCTTGAGAAATCTGCGGTCTCATTCGTCCCTCGTCGAGATCTGTCATGGCCCGCTACAAGGCGGTCGACACGCAACCCAGGTTCGTCGCGATCGACCTCGCCGCCCAGCTGCTCCCGGGCACCTTCGAGCATGCCCTGCACCACTTGCGCGAGCAGGCCATCGATCTGACGCCGTTCGACGCCCGGTATCGAAACGACATAACGGGGCGCCGGCCTACGCGCCCTCGATGCTGTTGCGGGTCGTGCTGTTCGCCTACTCCCGCGGCATTATCAGCAGTCGGGCGATCGCCCGCGCGTGCGAG
The DNA window shown above is from Gemmatimonas sp. and carries:
- a CDS encoding transposase zinc-binding domain-containing protein, coding for MVAQVADTFLECGVLEHGFARIRCDACTHEYLLAFSCRCRYCCPSCHAKRLAIWTQWLETTLFAPVPHRQVVLTIPKRLRAYGLYRRRLLGEIARVAARTLVRLVLRLGPDLSLADVRERLLSILQGDGAITDFLKMPVGDAITRLHQARTPAELIAAAETLT
- a CDS encoding gamma-glutamyltransferase, yielding MAPDRRDFLRQAAAAAAAVTVPRGASAMAAPPDPAGAASDGIVTPYFGRKPLARGRNGVVVTSSPHATRAAVELLRAGGNACDAALCASITQCVIEPHMTTITGMLSMLYYDAATGRYSYCNGGVNAPLAPLPGFNPSDLQGGRGVGVPSFWAAFEASCARHGTRPVAELMRPAIRYAREGFPIYPFLYAEMFAQYDTIGRTEAGQRIYMPQGALLPPGAILRQRELADTLERLQQEGSAFFYQGEFARAYCEVVRDAGGVMTPEDFARFEVRWMEPARGTYRGYDVIGSPPPDNGGTHIIESLNMLELLDLARMGPPIESGETLYWMNRIVNEAFTDGARHTDPATHEVPVDYITSKEYAAGRLRLMRMTTPRPVAPAPPPGSNHVTVVDGRGNVATILHSVMSLPWSNGLFAMGASIAASGAHFFRVMPSPGGRATLYVAPTIIARNGRPVLAAGSPSVGLLQNIVQNTVNILDFGIPIEESVLRPRFGGPNPAGPGTNFIEVDLPAKVRAAAERLGARWHVTTPWHFMNGTYEGIHLDPATGVAAACADPRRCGMAEAV
- a CDS encoding PEP-CTERM sorting domain-containing protein; this translates as MKRVLAVLASTLLLAVTTAPTAGAQSWNLANDFSLTTNGGTNPWTYGRYTVTTGLDPATFSAFTTYGLRDGSVLATWWDNPTPPTVDPNIQKNITGTTYNQSGTGIAFAPGEVTFGPFLGPSVARWTAPFAGVFSVSAVFKTVQNGNTNPNAYVFLGTNTSPLYNQTVNATGVSYASTLTFTAGQTMDFVVWGNNQNNKTTQVQATITTVPEPGSVALVATGLLGLGVAARRRRRA
- a CDS encoding gamma-glutamyltransferase is translated as MPRAVVASYNAEARSAGAQVLAAGGNAFDAFVAATFVEYVVAPGVTSLAGPLTALVHHGGSGERVFLDAELDHVADPDGMWAEGEPDGKGVMVPGALHGLEAIHQRFGSLRWSQLVQPAIALAAHGFPIDESYAGTIAARAGVLSATPYGARTFFRQGNPLQAGARLTQPELAQFLGQVADDGSAAMYRGDWGQRCVVAVRQRGGLMRDADLRDYRSRWRAPRRITYRDHEVYGSSGRSYGGAWSLLALKTLERFDMSGSPHVSESAERLEVMVRIAQHLWAESWLFETENLDSDEKVARFLTAAYGTQVWERVRQELPALPTRRRGTHSYHVVVVDQDGNAITGTNTINALPWGDGIFVDGIPLTTALSHAGNATRPGERRLSPMSSHLVFRNGRVRVVSGTFNASLVEAGFQLVVNAIDFAFSAKRAASAPRFGTYAFADDDLGAGRGRMWLDPSVSKQVTDELRRRGLEFEQGSPFIDTGSGAIAMVGEDGSVDAALLPLIGHEQDEPTPIE
- a CDS encoding site-2 protease family protein; its protein translation is MVTSLLKPAPLTLVLFLSLAVPAALLDQPGNRLAEVLGVLAMLLPGVLVVLGVHELGHVVGGLLSGHRFIALVVGPFAVSRLGVRLKVEWNRVWLFYGGLAMLAPRGGQLPPIRASVAVYAGGPLASLLLGGLFMALHVGFGLDDVTRRTIAAGTHTTGDLLLGAFTFTMGCTSLLIALVTMIPNAVAGFTSDGAAIRILLKGGPEAERLQAIHAVMGQLSEGARPRDWSPEFIRRAAGVQDGSAMESGAANYGLMHALDRGDLAAARAHLQRLQVASAKAPAVGKGDLRLAEAWLAVADGRTSEARTAFAQTEGTLVEAFSRRRVLAAILVAEGKADEGMAAARDGLALFMQEADHPFPGAAAMEREWLLELAEGKLPVVLTRTGAPE